The following are encoded in a window of Pygocentrus nattereri isolate fPygNat1 chromosome 5, fPygNat1.pri, whole genome shotgun sequence genomic DNA:
- the LOC108430274 gene encoding zinc finger CCCH domain-containing protein 6 codes for MAFVSLFSCPPNPVLDQNMTDSELAGDEREDGELEDGEIDDEGIGIDEKEEENKVEQEVAEKDKDREKARDKEDKAHRHSHKRHKKIKEKRKSKRRRRDRQKHHSPSSDSSSNSYNSDYDHQDRSKSKKSKGSYRDYDGQYTRHEHEHSGGHGKPPRSSKCRNSESEDKYDYDEDQDDFSEELSKYKLAKESTASSQTRSSKEHRPSLKGQQFCGLRGRGRGGGGLGRGHGALNKNKKLKSKTWGRGRGRGGEHGEGGDGVKVEAKGQQTFQKKRPIMSQEFINQHTVEHNGRNICKYFIEGRCIKGDQCKFEHDNVIPEKKKELCKFYVQGYCTKGENCIYMHNEYPCKFFHTGAKCYQGDNCKFSHDPLTEVTKELLDKILNTDDDHAHEDELELEDLRKQGIAPLPKPPPGVGLLPTPGLGNVQDGSKKIPSLFEIKVQPTVDLAQKIALRPNFYNSTSPPPGQFCGASEDLQAGNMMSPGHNNHPPPTGSPGSMGGPSLHFPGPGLPQSPPGQPQSQGFGQGPSFPLPGLPGQHFHGNLQQMNHQDPQMNQQGASLQSVPDTQMNVPFKKMGQMPSEFFRNLFSSQSLGLGEEGLSGSVQDSQQSSAESHGMQDFLPAVQKALLLHLNQNQQDSDSHRPDGPHPVPSGRDKDETTNWYSSDDEDGSSVTAILKTLKKQNEMLKTQQPQPKLQQAGVPPASLADPRLHKERPLSNDPRLKLDPRQHVSDTRRDVDAVLDPRLARDPRKMKSMEANSSKVDPHRHPHPVSSTSQKPSAGEEDEDGERELREKAALIPLDPSPGAMPRDPRCQIKQFSHIRVDILLQRPAFAHSVVWAPEDLIPLLIPKQEPSINLPLPPLIADAQLNRSLSSPPDHTPSSSLAPPDPRLVATRLKEGAARLGSPPGRTLESRLSAEKPTDPRTHKALDPRVSRSVSLDSKLPSMRDGSSGVGVMDPRLQRSTAGTTSQPAASAKSDSEKLPPYAPRLATSSGLESPTTLLGGISLYDPRNHALLSPKREAEESPKKPGILKQLQKQESPPPPQASSPPQVGEKKADEDPDRNTDCLLGQPEPTVVPAPACSPVLVAAPAMHNLPIPALAGLIRPAYTDPRQNRQSGQTAGAQEEEEEGDKEEDKKDRPLRDVFKTFDPTASPFCQ; via the exons GGAAGATGGTGAGCTGGAGGATGGAGAGATAGACGACGAAGGGATTGGCATTGacgaaaaagaagaggaaaacaaggtggaacaagaagttgcagagaaagataaagacagagaaaaagcaCGGGACAAAGAAGATAAAGCACATCGGCACTCCCATAAGAGacacaagaaaataaaagagaagcGCAAGTCCAAAAGGAGGAGAAGGGACAGACAGAAG CATCACTCCCCTTCCAGTGACTCCAGCTCCAACAGCTACAACTCTGATTATGACCATCAAGACAGATCCAAGAGCAAGAAGAGCAAAGGCTCATACCGTGACTACGATGGACAGTATACACGC CATGAGCACGAGCACAGTGGTGGTCATGGAAAACCACCGAGATCGTCTAAGTGCAGAAACAGCGAGAGTGAGGACAAGTATGACTACGACGAAGACCAGGATGACTTCAGTGAGGAACTGTCCAAGTACAAACTAGCAAAAGAGTCAACAGCGTCCAGCCAGACCAGATCGTCGAAAGAGCACAGACCCAGCCTGAAAGGACAGCAGT TTTGTGGGCTGCGAGGCCGAGGCCGTGGCGGAGGGGGCTTGGGCCGGGGGCACGGCGCCCTCaacaagaacaagaaactgaAGAGCAAGACCTGGGGTCGAGGACGAGGCAGAGGTGGAGAGCATGGAGAAGGTGGAGATGGAGTGAAAGTG GAAGCCAAAGGCCAGCAAACCTTCCAAAAAAAACGTCCCATCATGAGTCAAGAGTTCATCAACCAGCACACAGTGGAGCACAACGGGAGAAACATCTGCAAGTATTTCATTGAGGGCAGATGCATTAAG GGGGATCAGTGCAAGTTTGAGCATGACAATGTCATCccggagaagaagaaagagctCTGCAAGTTCTACGTCCAGGGATACTGCACTAAAGGAGAGaactgcatttacatgcacaat GAATATCCCTGTAAGTTCTTCCACACAGGAGCAAAGTGCTACCAGGGCGACAACTGCAAATTCTCTCATGATCCTCTGACTGAGGTCACCAAGGAGTTGTTAGACAAG atCTTGAACACTGATGACGACCATGCCCACGAGGATGAGCTGGAACTGGAGGACCTGAGGAAGCAGGGTATAGCTCCCTTGCCCAAACCACCTCCAGGGGTTGGGCTCCTGCCTACACCTGGCTTGGGGAATGTGCAGGACGGCAGCAAGAAGATCCCCTCTTTGTTTGAGATCAAAGTGCAGCCAACTGTGGACTTAGCCCAGAAGATTGCTTTAAG GCCCAATTTCTACAACAGTACCTCTCCCCCTCCTGGACAGTTCTGTGGTGCTTCAGAGGACCTGCAGGCTGGTAACATGATGTCCCCAGGCCACAATAATCATCCACCACCTACAGGGTCCCCTGGGTCCATGGGTGGCCCTTCCCTTCACTTCCCAGGCCCGGGCCTTCCTCAGAGCCCCCCAGGACAACCACAGTCTCAAGGATTTGGGCAGGGCCCTTCCTTTCCTCTTCCTGGACTCCCAGGTCAACACTTTCATGGCAACCTGCAGCAAATGAACCATCAGGATCCTCAGATGAACCAGCAGGGTGCATCACTTCAGTCTGTGCCTGACACGCAGATGAACGTGCCCTTTAAAAAGATGGGTCAGATGCCCTCCGAATTTTTCAGAAACTTGTTCAGCAGCCAGTCGCTTGGGCTCGGAG AAGAGGGACTGTCTGGGTCTGTGCAGGACTCCCAGCAGAGCAGTGCCGAGTCCCATGGCATGCAGGACTTCTTGCCTGCTGTCCAGAAGGCCCTGCTTCTTCACCTGAACCAAAACCAGCAGGACTCCGACTCGCACAGACCTGACGGGCCGCACCCTGTACCTTCTGGCAGAGACAAAG ATGAAACCACAAACTGGTATTCCAGTGACGATGAGGATGGCAGCAGCGTGACCGCCATCTTAAAGACTCTTAAAAAACAGAACGAAATGCTAAAGACTCAGCAGCCTCAGCCCAAGCTCCAGCAGGCTGGCGTTCCCCCGGCCTCCCTTGCAGACCCCAGACTACACAAGGAGAGGCCTCTGTCTAATGACCCCCGGCTGAAGTTGGACCCTCGGCAGCACGTTTCAGACACCAGGAGAGACGTGGATGCTGTTCTCGACCCCAGGTTGGCCCGAGACCCTCGCAAGATGAAGTCAATGGAGGCTAACTCCTCCAAGGTGGACCCTCACCGTCACCCACATCCAGTCTCCTCCACATCTCAGAAACCTTCTGCGGGAGAGGAGGACGAGGACGGAGAGAgggagctgagagagaaagctgCCTTGATCCCGCTGGATCCCAGTCCTGGAGCCATGCCAAGGGACCCTCGATGCCAAATCAAGCAGTTCAGCCACATCCGGGTCGACATCCTCCTTCAGCGGCCAGCGTTTGCTCACAGTGTGGTCTGGGCTCCAGAGGACCTCATCCCCCTGCTGATCCCCAAACAGGAGCCCTCAATCAACCTGCCTCTGCCACCCCTCATTGCAGATGCCCAACTGAATCGTAGTCTTTCATCCCCACCGGACCACACTCCCTCATCTTCACTGGCCCCTCCAGACCCTCGTCTGGTGGCCACTCGCCTTAAAGAGGGTGCGGCTAGACTGGGTAGCCCCCCTGGCAGAACTCTCGAGTCTCGTCTTAGTGCAGAGAAGCCTACAGACCCCCGCACCCACAAGGCATTAGATCCCCGGGTTAGTCGGTCTGTAAGCCTGGATTCCAAACTGCCTTCCATGAGAGACGGTTCCTCTGGTGTCGGGGTGATGGACCCAAGGCTGCAGCGAAGCACCGCTGGAACAACTAGTCAACCAGCTGCTTCAGCAAAATCTGATTCTGAGAAGCTACCACCATACGCCCCTCGTCTGGCAACTTCCAGTGGACTGGAAAGCCCCACGACACTGCTTGGGGGCATCAGTCTGTACGATCCTCGCAACCACGCCTTACTCTCCCCGAAAAGAGAGGCCGAGGAGTCCCCGAAAAAGCCAGGCATCTTGAAGCAGCTGCAGAAGCAAGAGAGCCCCCCACCTCCACAAGCTTCGTCACCACCACAAGTAGGTGAAAAGAAGGCTGACGAAGACCCAGACAGGAACACTGACTGCCTGCTAGGTCAGCCCGAGCCCACAGTAGTACCTGCACCTGCCTGCTCACCTGTCCTTGTGGCAGCACCTGCTATGCATAACTTGCCCATTCCGGCGCTGGCAGGGTTGATACGCCCGGCTTATACGGACCCTCGACAAAACAGGCAGAGCGGACAGACTGCTGGGGcgcaggaagaggaagaggaaggggACAAGGAAGAGGACAAGAAGGACCGGCCACTGAGGGACGTTTTTAAGACTTTTGACCCCACGGCCTCACCATTCTGTCAGTAA